One window from the genome of Zonotrichia leucophrys gambelii isolate GWCS_2022_RI chromosome 27, RI_Zleu_2.0, whole genome shotgun sequence encodes:
- the TUBG1 gene encoding tubulin gamma-1 chain: MPREIITLQLGQCGNQIGFEFWKQLCAEHGISPEGIVEEFATEGTDRKDVFFYQADDEHYIPRAVLLDLEPRVIHSILNSPYANLYNPENIYLSEHGGGAGNNWASGFSQGEKIHEDIFDIIDREADGSDSLEGFVLCHSIAGGTGSGLGSYLLERLNDRYPKKLVETYSVFPNQDEMSDVVVQPYNSLLTLKRLTQNADCVVVLDNTALNRIATDRLHIQNPSFSQINQLVSTIMSASTTTLRYPGYMNNDLIGLIASLIPTPRLHFLMTGYTPLTTDQSVASVRKTTVLDVMRRLLQPKNVMVSTGRDRQTNHCYIAILNIIQGEVDPTQVHKSLQRIRERKLANFIPWGPASIQVALSRKSPYLPSAHRVSGLMMANHTNISSLFERTCRQYDKLRKREAFLEQFRKEDIFKDNFDELDNSREIVQQLIDEYHAATRPDYISWGTQEQ, from the exons ATGCCGCGGGAGATCATcaccctgcagctgggccagtGCGGCAACCAGA TCGGGTTCGAGTTCTGGAAGCAGCTCTGCGCCGAGCACGGCATCAGCCCCGAGGGCATCGTGGAGGAGTTCGCCACCGAGGGCACCGACCGCAAGGACGTCTTCTTCTACCAG GCAGATGATGAGCACTACATCCCCCGGGCCGTGCTGCTGGACCTGGAGCCCCGAGTCATCCACTCCATCCTCAACTCCCCCTATGCCAACCTCTACAACCCAGAGAACATCTACCTGTCTGAGCATGGAGGGGGAGCTGGCAACAACTGGGCCAGTGGCTTCTCACAG GGAGAAAAGATCCATGAAGATATTTTTGACATAATAGACAGAGAGGCTGATGGGAGTGACAGCTTGGAA GGCTTTGTGCTGTGCCACTCCATTGCTGGTGGAacaggctctgggctgggctcctaCCTCCTGGAGAGGCTGAATGacag GTATCCCAAGAAACTGGTGGAGACCTACTCAGTGTTCCCAAACCAGGATGAGATGAGCGATGTTGTAGTCCAGCCCTACAACTCTCTGCTGACTCTGAAGAGGCTGACCCAGAATGCTGACTGTGTG GTGGTTCTGGACAACACAGCCTTGAATCGGATCGCGACAGACCGGCTGCACATCCAGAACCCGTCATTCTCACAGATCAACCAGCTG GTGTCCACCATCATGTCTGCCAGCACCACCACGCTCAGGTACCCCGGGTACATGAACAACGACCTCATTGGGCTGATTGCCTCGCTGATCCCCACGCCCCGGCTGCACTTCCTCATGACGGGCTACACGCCGCTCACCACCGACCAGTCG GTGGCCAGTGTGAGGAAAACCACAGTCCTGGACGTGATGAGGAGGTTGCTGCAGCCTAAAAACGTGATGGTGTCCACAGGGCGAGACAGGCAGACCAACCACTGCTACATTGCCATCCTCAACATCATCCAGGGGGAGGTGGATCCCACACAG GTTCACAAGAGTCTGCAGAGGATCAGGGAGAGGAAGTTGGCCAACTTCATCCCCTGGGGCCCTGCCAGCATCCAGGTGGCTCTGTCCCGCAAGTCCCCTTACCTGCCATCTGCTCACCGTGTCAGTGGTCTCATGATGGCCAACCACACCAACATCTCCTCG CTGTTCGAGCGGACGTGCCGGCAGTACGACAAGCTGCGCAAGCGAGAGGCTTTCCTGGAGCAGTTCCGCAAGGAGGACATCTTCAAGGACAACTTTGACGAGCTGGACAACTCCCGGGAGATCGTGCAGCAGCTGATCGATGAGTATCACGCCGCCACACGCCCCGACTACATCTCCTGGGGCACGCAGGAACAGTGA
- the CCR10 gene encoding C-C chemokine receptor type 10, with translation MTEQVTPSPFPIELMASADFYPWEDVNSGEASMLPELCEKEAVQGFARTFQPAVYLLLSLLGTAGNGLVLLTHTRYRQARSISDVCIQHLALSDLLLLLTLPLAITLQGWSAGTAACKALQGLYALNFYSGFLFLTFISVDRYVAIVRVPAACRLRPRARRLGCLAAGLAWGAAALLALPQFIYSQAEQHHELRLCRVVFPREVSRAARGATNLLQVLLGFALPCLVMTSCYAAVARTLLASRGAQPQRALRVLLALVLVFVALQLPHSLMVLLDAAELLLPWEMSCAQSRRKDLALLVTGGLAYLRCCLNPLLYAFLGQRFRRELRRLASDAGCAGSLNPRCSGRSSPRRRASLSSYLDVM, from the coding sequence GTGactcccagccccttcccaatAGAGCTGATGGCCAGCGCTGACTTCTACCCCTGGGAGGACGTGAACTCGGGCGAGGCCAGCATGTTGCCAGAGCTCTGTGAGAAGGAGGCAGTGCAGGGCTTCGCCCGCACCTTCCAGCCCGCCGTGTACCTGCTGCTCTCGCTGCTGGGCACAGCGGGGAAcgggctggtgctgctcacacacactCGCTACCGCCAGGCACGCAGCATCAGCGATGTCTGCATCCAGCACCTGGCTCTGTCCgacctcctgctgctcctgacgCTGCCCCTCGCCATCACGCTGCAGGGCTGGTCCGCGGGCACAGCCGCCTGCAAGGCGCTGCAGGGTCTCTACGCCCTCAACTTCTACAGCggcttcctcttcctcaccttcATCAGCGTGGATCGCTACGTGGCCATCGTGCGGGTGCCGGCCGCCTGCCGCCTGCGGCCCCGGGCTCGCCGGCTCGGCTGCCTGGCAGCGGGGCTGGCCTGGGGGGCGGCCGCGCTGCTGGCGCTGCCCCAGTTCATCTACAGCCAGGCGGAGCAGCACCACGAGCTCCGCCTCTGCCGCGTGGTGTTTCCCCGCGAGGTCTCACGGGCAGCCCGCGGTGCCACCaacctgctgcaggtgctgctgggcttcGCGCTGCCCTGCCTGGTGATGACGAGCTGCTACGCGGCCGTGGCACGGACGCTGCTGGCCAGCCGCGGTGCCCAGCCGCAGCGGGCTCTGCgggtgctgctggccctggtgcTCGTGTTcgtggccctgcagctgccccacagcctgATGGTGCTGCTGGACGCGgccgagctgctgctgccctgggagatgAGCTGCGCGCAGAGCCGCCGCAAGGACCTGGCGCTGCTGGTCACGGGCGGGCTGGCGTACCTGCGCTGCTGCCTCAACCCGCTGCTCTACGCCTTCCTCGGGCAGCGCTTCCGCCGGGAGCTGCGGCGGCTCGCCAGCGATGCCGGCTGTGCGGGGTCCCTCAACCCGCGCTGCTCCGGCCGCTCCAGCCCCCGCCGGCGGGCATCGCTCTCCAGCTACCTGGACGTGATGTAG
- the PLEKHH3 gene encoding pleckstrin homology domain-containing family H member 3, producing the protein MPFPGGLWWLLCCRRGFTLLRRDYGEAEREADGEAEEEEEASFELRAHGDQGSLEVSLSQPTRSSSGSERSLLVAEEMRSLIVDKGPGPVEDEPDALVKGWLQREMRGCMKTPWIRPRKYWFVLTPDSLDYYSSNEKGARRLGSLVLTSLCSVLWPDKQLYKETGYWSVTVFGRKHCYRLYTEHLNEAVRWVCAVQKVIDSKAPVQTPTQLLMRDVEEHRDSPEVLEQIYRCNPILRYTSGPLYAPLLPFPYGSLDQSAPGPRSYTTLRDEAVKLFNSLQQLESERDPVPLMQGVLQTCLDLPPLVDEIYCQLVKQTTEPPAPGGQGDLHYWQLLTCMSCTFLPSPPVLRFLRFHLDRTENRFPASEMAKYACFIREALGKTKGRECVPSLEEILVLMQRQEMICTVHCPGAPACSVAISSHTTAEEVAQELVSRLGLSQSPNLFALYEQSRRREQPVGSATLLADVLTRFENLAGEDREQDPPCRLCFKHYGFLDTDNVPRDSLEFALLFEQAHEMVLRGYVPTSEETLQTLAALRLQSLNSDFSTHAPFPRLEELFPPHVLHARLPPLPHRPPKCRGARLRAGLLAGGLWGQALAKQRAERDQRLRGRLREEGASTMAAIVEKWKLLQGMGRPEAMAAYVALVREWPGFGSTLFDVDLQASPVGAGPQRLWLGIGAKAVSLYKPGEPEPLDSFCYGRISSFGASDSSTFRLSVEDRDLLFETSQVDEIAQLLKTYLASAGAQRLPRPQEPPTSAPTLEPSVLPQGLCPAPGPWPPVASSHS; encoded by the exons ATGCCGTTCCCGGGCGGGCtctggtggctgctgtgctgtcgGCGGGGCTTCACGCTGCTGCGGCGGGACTACGGCGAGGCGGAGCGGGAGGCGGACGGCGAGGccgaagaggaggaggaggcgtcCTTCGAGCTCCGCGCTCACGGAGACCAG ggATCCCTGGAGGTGAGCCTGAGCCAGCCCACCCGCAGCAGCAGTGGCTCGGAGCG GTCCCTGCTCGTTGCAGAGGAGATGCGCAGCCTCATCGTGGACAAGGGCCCAGGGCCGGTGGAGGACGAGCCTGACGCTCTGGTGAAAG gctggctgcagcgGGAGATGCGGGGCTGCATGAAGACCCCCTGGATCCGCCCTCGGAAGTATTGGTTCGTGCTGACCCCCGACTCCCTGGACTACTACAGCAGCAACGAGAAGGGGGCCAGGCGCCTGGGCTCCCTGGTGCTCACCAGCCTCTGCTCCGTGCTCTGGCCAGACAAGCAGCTCTACAAGGAGACGG GCTACTGGAGCGTGACGGTGTTTGGCAGGAAGCACTGCTACCGCCTGTACACCGAGCACCTCAACGAGGCCGTGCGCTGGGTGTGCGCCGTGCAGAAGGTCATTGACAGCAAAGCTCCTGTCCAAACACCCACCCAGCTGCTCATGCGTGATGTGGAG gagcacagagacAGCCCCGAGGTTCTGGAGCAGATCTATCGCTGCAACCCCATCCTGCGTTACACCAGCGGCCCCCTCTACGCccccctgctgcccttcccctACGGCAGCCTGGACCAAAGTG cccccggcccccgcaGCTACACCACGCTGCGTGACGAGGCTGTGAAGCTCTTCAACtcgctgcagcagctggagtcaGAGCGGGACCCGGTGCCGCTGATGCAGGGTGTCCTGCAGACCTGCCTGGACCTGCCCCCGCTGGTGGATGAGATTTACTGCCAGCTGGTGAAGCAGACTACGGAGCCGCCGGCGCCGGGCGGGCAGGGCGACCTGCACTactggcagctcctcacctgcaTGAGCTGCACCTTCCTGCCCTCCCCGCCTGTCCTGCGCTTCCTGCGCTTCCACCTGGACAG GACAGAGAACCGTTTCCCCGCCTCGGAGATGGCCAAGTACGCTTGTTTCATCCGAGAGGCGCTGGGAAAGACGAAGGGGAGGGAGTGTGTGCCCTCTCTGGAGGAGATCCTGGTGCTGATGCAGCGGCAGGAGATGATCTGCACAGTGCACTGCCCTGGGGCGCCTGCCTGCAGTGTGGCCATCAGTTCCCACACCACAGCCGAGGAG GTGGCCCAGGAACTTGTGTCACgcctggggctgtcccagagccCCAACCTCTTTGCGCTCTACGAGCAGTCCCGGCGACGGGAGCAGCCAGTGGGCAGTGCCACGCTGCTGGCTGATGTCCTCACCAGGTTTGAAAA cctggctggagagGACCGGGAGCAGGACCCACCGTGCCGGCTCTGCTTCAAGCACTACGGCTTCCTGGACACAGACAACGTGCCACGGGACAGCCTGGAGTTTGCCCTCCTCTTTGAGCAG gcGCACGAGATGGTGCTGCGGGGCTACGTGCCCACGTCGGAGGAGACGCTGCAGACGCTGGCGGCCCTGCGCCTGCAGAGCCTCAACAGCGACTTCTCCACCCACGCGCCCTTCCCGCGCCTCGAGGAGCTCTTCCCTCCCCACGTGCTGCACGCCCGCCTGCCGCCCCTGCCCCACCGGCCCCCCAAGTGCCGCGGGGCCCGGCTGCGCGCGGGGCTGCTGgccggggggctctggggccaGGCCCTGGCCAAGCAGCGGGCGGAGCGGGACCAGCGCCTGCGGGGCCGGCTGCGGGAGGAGGGGGCCAGCACCATGGCTGCCATCGTGGAGAAGtggaagctgctgcagggcatgGGCCGGCCCGAGGCCATGGCTGCCTACGTGGCTTTGGTGCGGGAGTGGCCTGGTTTTGGCTCCACGCTCTTCGATGTGGACCTGCAGGCG AGCCCAGTGGGCGCCGGGCCCCAGCGCCTGTGGCTGGGCATCGGGGCCAAGGCTGTCTCGCTCTACAAGCCGGGAGAGCCCGAGCCCTTGGACAGCTTCTGCTACGGCCGCATCTCCTCCTTTGGTGCCTCTGACAGCAGCACCTTCCGCCTCTCCGTGGAGGACCGAGACCTGCTCTTTGAGACCTCCCAG GTGGATGAGATCGCCCAGCTCCTCAAGACGTACCTCGCCTCTGCGGGTGCCCAGCGGCTGCCCCGGCCCCAGGAGCCTCCCACCAGTGCCCCCACTCTGGagccctctgtgctgccccaggggctctgccctgctcccggGCCCTGGCCACCAGTGGCTTCCTCCCACAGctag